A region from the Candidatus Polarisedimenticolia bacterium genome encodes:
- a CDS encoding dienelactone hydrolase family protein, protein MTRGQWQKKVAPKLRRDLRRVLGEVPPRAALSPKVVRREERLGFTIEQVSFGSVKGIRVPALFLNPRVAGKKPALLYCHNHSHDYAWGKGEILEGKGRMPPIGAILARAGYCVLAIDSWCFGERRGDENATAKEFLLQGQTLWGMMLSDEFAALDYLQTRREVDAQRIGCFGFSMGSTKSWWVGALDPRVRVVVAACGLTSYRALIEAGALNRHGIYFYVPGILKIAEVSDVVSLLAPRPFLSLSGEEDGASPIEGVKEVHRRAGKIFSLLGARRNLATKLYPAAHEFTDPMLKDTLDWLQRHLRPTPFVAP, encoded by the coding sequence ATGACCCGCGGGCAGTGGCAGAAGAAGGTGGCGCCGAAGCTGCGGCGAGACCTGCGACGCGTGCTGGGCGAGGTCCCGCCGCGCGCCGCCCTCTCACCCAAGGTCGTCCGCCGCGAGGAGCGCCTGGGCTTCACCATCGAGCAGGTCAGCTTCGGAAGCGTCAAGGGGATCCGCGTCCCGGCCCTGTTCCTGAACCCCCGCGTCGCCGGAAAAAAGCCCGCCCTGCTCTATTGCCACAACCACTCTCACGACTATGCCTGGGGCAAAGGGGAAATCCTGGAGGGGAAGGGGCGCATGCCGCCTATCGGCGCGATTCTGGCTCGTGCCGGCTATTGCGTGCTGGCCATCGACTCCTGGTGTTTCGGCGAGCGGCGCGGCGACGAGAACGCCACGGCCAAGGAGTTCCTGCTGCAGGGGCAAACACTCTGGGGCATGATGCTCTCCGACGAGTTCGCGGCGCTGGATTATCTGCAGACTCGCCGCGAGGTGGATGCGCAGCGGATCGGCTGCTTCGGATTCTCCATGGGAAGCACCAAGTCCTGGTGGGTCGGCGCCCTCGACCCGCGCGTTCGCGTCGTGGTGGCGGCTTGCGGCCTGACGTCCTACCGGGCCCTCATCGAGGCGGGAGCTCTGAACCGCCACGGCATCTACTTCTACGTCCCCGGCATCCTGAAGATCGCCGAGGTGTCCGACGTCGTCTCCCTGCTGGCGCCGCGGCCCTTCCTGAGCCTGAGCGGCGAGGAGGACGGCGCATCACCCATCGAAGGAGTCAAGGAAGTCCATCGCCGGGCCGGAAAGATCTTCAGCCTGCTGGGGGCCCGCCGCAACCTGGCCACGAAGCTTTACCCGGCGGCGCACGAGTTCACCGACCCGATGCTCAAGGACACGCTCGACTGGCTGCAGCGCCACCTTCGCCCGACCCCTTTCGTCGCGCCCTGA